In Tepidisphaeraceae bacterium, a single window of DNA contains:
- a CDS encoding RsmE family RNA methyltransferase, producing the protein MPPQDRPAPKQTDLERFAVPRNVAIATTAARAAKALSEVDRFAAPGDEPLATATTLTLDQPFRFDRGLAKRLRLREINASEAFTLRDATHTYFRASLTAYDDAGGAAIPYEQMPASPEPSIDIILACAILARQRMHVVMQKATELGARRIVPLLTDHSVPPAGLRAEQPHAWAGHIARAARQCRRSSLPHLLPITSLDTFLTSPLLAATDLKLYLDDRTDPLPAPANPPGRLVLFIGPEGGFSDAERARLATTAQGWRLGGRILRAETAALVALTMAHATWGDFRSTQFI; encoded by the coding sequence ATGCCCCCTCAAGACCGCCCCGCACCGAAACAAACCGACCTCGAACGCTTCGCCGTCCCGCGAAACGTCGCCATCGCCACGACGGCCGCCCGCGCCGCCAAAGCCTTGTCCGAAGTCGACCGCTTCGCCGCCCCCGGTGACGAGCCGCTGGCGACCGCCACCACGCTCACGCTCGACCAACCCTTCCGCTTCGACCGCGGCCTCGCCAAGCGGCTGCGCCTACGCGAGATCAACGCCAGCGAAGCCTTCACCCTGCGCGACGCCACCCACACCTACTTCCGCGCCAGCCTCACCGCCTACGACGACGCCGGCGGCGCCGCCATCCCGTACGAGCAGATGCCCGCCTCGCCCGAGCCGTCGATCGACATCATCCTCGCCTGCGCCATCCTCGCTCGCCAGCGGATGCACGTCGTGATGCAGAAGGCCACCGAACTGGGCGCCCGCCGGATCGTCCCGCTGCTTACCGATCATTCCGTCCCACCCGCCGGCCTGCGAGCCGAGCAACCCCACGCCTGGGCCGGCCACATCGCCCGCGCCGCCCGCCAGTGCCGCCGCTCGTCGCTGCCTCACCTGCTCCCGATCACCAGCCTCGACACGTTCCTCACCTCACCCCTGCTCGCCGCCACCGATCTCAAACTCTACCTCGACGACCGCACCGACCCGCTGCCCGCGCCCGCCAACCCGCCCGGGCGCCTCGTCCTCTTCATCGGCCCCGAAGGCGGCTTCTCCGACGCCGAACGCGCCCGCCTCGCCACCACCGCCCAAGGCTGGCGCCTCGGCGGCCGCATCCTAAGAGCCGAAACCGCCGCCCTCGTCGCCCTCACCATGGCCCACGCGACGTGGGGGGATTTCAGGTCGACGCAATTTATCTAG
- a CDS encoding GNAT family N-acetyltransferase, whose amino-acid sequence MTGTRVGYLIGCDQYFKHDDVGIIYQINVAKEYRRSFVAAALLKAQFERSAYGCKLYCCWCAQDIEANRFWESMGFVPLAFRAGSEKKARVHIFWQKRIRQGDATTPWWFPSKTNGGSIREDRVVLPIPPGTHWSDAKPMVYPEANEPRALATGQVNRKKCVADASGSSRSKRANVMEPPVPVKRNGLMFDIPKQGEPLPEHQPTKAAKPKATKVKRVCDPQLATAARELRDRWLEQVNSGQYEPAVGGKYDVTRAIEGRGEMVEPSKMLAA is encoded by the coding sequence GTGACGGGGACGCGCGTCGGCTATCTGATCGGGTGCGACCAGTACTTCAAGCATGACGACGTGGGGATCATCTATCAGATCAACGTGGCGAAGGAATACCGGCGGTCGTTTGTGGCGGCGGCGTTGTTGAAGGCGCAGTTTGAGCGGAGCGCGTACGGGTGCAAGCTGTATTGCTGCTGGTGCGCGCAGGATATCGAGGCGAACCGGTTCTGGGAGAGCATGGGGTTCGTGCCGTTGGCGTTTCGGGCGGGTAGTGAGAAGAAGGCGCGGGTGCATATCTTCTGGCAGAAGCGGATACGGCAAGGCGATGCGACGACGCCGTGGTGGTTTCCGAGCAAGACGAACGGCGGGAGCATTCGCGAGGATCGGGTGGTGTTGCCGATTCCGCCGGGCACGCATTGGAGCGACGCGAAGCCGATGGTGTATCCGGAGGCCAACGAGCCGCGAGCGCTAGCGACCGGACAGGTGAATCGGAAGAAATGCGTCGCTGACGCGTCCGGCTCGTCACGGTCGAAGAGGGCGAACGTCATGGAGCCGCCGGTGCCGGTGAAGCGGAACGGGTTGATGTTCGACATTCCAAAGCAGGGCGAGCCGTTGCCGGAGCACCAGCCGACGAAGGCGGCCAAGCCGAAGGCGACAAAGGTGAAGCGCGTGTGCGACCCGCAGCTGGCGACGGCGGCGAGGGAGCTGCGCGACCGGTGGCTGGAGCAGGTGAACAGCGGACAGTACGAGCCGGCGGTGGGTGGGAAGTACGATGTAACGCGGGCGATTGAGGGGCGGGGCGAGATGGTCGAGCCGAGCAAGATGCTCGCGGCGTGA
- a CDS encoding alkaline phosphatase family protein — MAMSPTDRVVLFLIDGLRGDALGKVHTPHLDRLIARGASTTAARSLMPNCTLPCHTSIFFGVPPERHGIVTNTFTPFVRPVRGLIETITTAGGACAMFHNWEQLRDLSPPGHLKTSIFHQLPQGDLSAGDRAVAQSATDWLGSNSWNFAFIYLGATDEVGHRHGWMSDEYLVAFAIADQCIGQVLPSLGEQTTVIVTADHGGHARTHGTDCDEDMLIPFIISGPNVPAGATVNTPFDLVDFAPSIVRALGVTPDANWTGQPATYRSADT; from the coding sequence GCCTGCGCGGCGACGCGCTCGGCAAGGTTCACACGCCCCACCTCGATCGCCTGATCGCCCGCGGCGCCAGCACGACCGCGGCCCGGTCGCTCATGCCCAACTGCACGCTGCCGTGCCACACGTCGATCTTCTTCGGTGTGCCACCCGAACGGCACGGCATCGTCACTAACACGTTCACGCCATTCGTTCGACCGGTGCGCGGGTTGATCGAGACGATCACCACGGCCGGAGGCGCGTGCGCGATGTTTCACAACTGGGAGCAGTTGCGCGATCTGTCGCCTCCCGGCCACCTCAAGACGAGCATATTCCACCAGTTGCCGCAGGGCGACCTGTCGGCGGGCGACCGGGCGGTCGCGCAGTCGGCGACCGATTGGCTGGGGAGCAACAGCTGGAACTTCGCGTTCATCTACTTGGGCGCGACGGATGAAGTCGGCCATCGCCATGGCTGGATGAGCGACGAATACCTGGTCGCCTTCGCGATCGCCGACCAATGCATCGGTCAGGTGCTGCCGAGCCTTGGCGAGCAGACGACAGTCATCGTCACCGCCGACCATGGTGGACATGCCCGCACGCACGGCACCGACTGCGATGAGGACATGCTCATCCCCTTCATCATTTCCGGTCCAAATGTGCCCGCAGGCGCGACGGTGAACACCCCCTTCGATCTAGTCGACTTCGCCCCCAGCATCGTTCGTGCGCTCGGCGTTACCCCCGACGCCAACTGGACAGGCCAGCCCGCAACCTATCGCTCGGCAGATACTTAG
- a CDS encoding YifB family Mg chelatase-like AAA ATPase, with product MLAKVHGFILIGIDHHLCEVEVDVSQRGLQRSAIVGLAQTAVKESAERVHRAIVNSGFPFPDHAILINLAPADVKKEGPALDLPMAIGLLRAGKSIQTDVHKEYLIAGELALDGRVRKIKGGLSMAMLAREKKFRGVILPAENCREAAVVDGVEVIPVRTLADAVSFLNELLLIEPYELNGQPYLASQISSPLDFADVRGQEAVKRAITVASAGHHNLLMVGPPGTGKTMLAQRVPGILPPLTRQESLETTRIYSAMGLLPNDVALLDERPVRTPHHSATAQALIGGGTIPRPGEVSMAHHGILFLDELPEFQRYVLEMLRQPLEGGEVTIARVHGSIKFPARFMLVAAMNPTASGYKPDDTKARDKYLARLSGPLLDRIDIHVEVPAVPYRELTGKATGTTSAQMRQQVEQARALQARRFDDGVPNARLDSKRLNSVAALSDSCLLLMKQAMDELGLSARAYDKVRRVSRTIADLEGSEAIAEHHLAEAIQYRLLDRKF from the coding sequence TTGCTCGCAAAGGTACATGGCTTCATCCTGATCGGCATCGACCACCACCTGTGCGAGGTCGAGGTCGACGTCAGCCAGCGCGGCCTGCAACGCAGCGCCATCGTCGGCCTTGCCCAGACCGCCGTGAAGGAAAGCGCCGAACGCGTGCACCGCGCGATCGTCAACAGCGGCTTCCCCTTCCCCGACCACGCCATCCTGATCAACCTCGCGCCGGCGGATGTGAAGAAGGAAGGCCCCGCGCTCGATCTACCGATGGCGATCGGCCTGCTGCGCGCCGGCAAGAGCATTCAGACCGACGTGCACAAGGAATACCTGATTGCCGGCGAGCTGGCCTTGGACGGCCGAGTTCGCAAGATCAAAGGCGGCCTGTCGATGGCGATGCTGGCTCGCGAGAAGAAGTTCCGCGGCGTCATCCTGCCGGCCGAGAACTGTCGCGAGGCCGCGGTGGTGGACGGCGTCGAGGTCATCCCCGTCCGCACGCTCGCCGACGCCGTCAGCTTCCTGAACGAACTGCTGCTGATCGAACCCTACGAGCTGAACGGCCAGCCGTATCTGGCATCGCAGATCTCCTCCCCGCTGGACTTCGCCGACGTGCGCGGGCAGGAGGCGGTGAAGCGAGCCATCACCGTCGCATCCGCCGGCCACCACAATCTCCTGATGGTTGGGCCGCCTGGAACTGGCAAAACGATGCTCGCCCAGCGCGTCCCCGGTATTCTTCCGCCCCTCACGCGGCAGGAATCGCTGGAGACCACACGTATCTACTCGGCCATGGGCCTGCTGCCGAACGATGTCGCGCTGCTCGACGAGCGCCCCGTGCGCACGCCCCACCACAGCGCGACCGCCCAGGCCCTGATCGGTGGCGGCACGATCCCCCGGCCGGGTGAAGTGTCGATGGCGCATCACGGCATCCTGTTCCTCGACGAGCTACCCGAGTTCCAACGCTACGTGCTCGAAATGCTCCGCCAGCCGTTAGAAGGTGGCGAGGTGACGATCGCCCGCGTGCACGGCAGCATCAAGTTCCCCGCCCGCTTCATGCTCGTGGCCGCCATGAACCCCACCGCCAGTGGATACAAGCCCGACGACACCAAGGCCCGCGACAAGTACCTCGCGCGACTGTCGGGCCCACTGCTGGACCGCATCGACATCCACGTCGAAGTGCCAGCCGTCCCGTATCGTGAATTGACCGGCAAAGCGACCGGCACCACGTCTGCCCAGATGCGTCAGCAGGTCGAACAGGCCCGGGCGCTTCAGGCGCGCCGATTCGACGATGGCGTGCCCAACGCCCGCCTCGACAGCAAGCGCCTGAACAGTGTCGCGGCACTATCCGATTCCTGTCTATTATTGATGAAACAGGCGATGGACGAACTGGGCCTGAGTGCCCGTGCGTACGACAAGGTACGCCGGGTGTCGCGAACGATCGCCGACCTCGAAGGCTCGGAAGCGATCGCGGAGCATCACCTGGCCGAGGCAATTCAGTATCGGTTGCTGGACAGAAAGTTTTGA
- a CDS encoding type II toxin-antitoxin system HicB family antitoxin, giving the protein MRYTVIFDAQPDGGYHASCPALPGCHSEGDTLDDATANIREAMVVYLESLQAHGEPLPVEDILIKPLDVAIA; this is encoded by the coding sequence ATGCGATACACCGTCATCTTCGACGCCCAACCCGACGGCGGCTATCACGCGTCCTGTCCCGCCTTGCCCGGCTGCCATTCGGAGGGCGACACCCTCGACGACGCCACCGCCAACATCCGCGAGGCCATGGTCGTCTACCTCGAAAGCCTGCAAGCGCACGGCGAGCCGCTGCCGGTGGAAGACATCCTGATCAAACCGCTCGACGTCGCCATCGCCTGA
- a CDS encoding DNA topoisomerase (ATP-hydrolyzing): MAAKRVGQDDQDTDLFGGDGAVLAKGGGSNGNGTGNGFAAPPGGGEDGASLQDLAQTRYLNYALSVITSRALPDVRDGMKPVHRRIIYTMWQNGLRADVKHRKCATVVGDVMGRYHPHGDSSIYEALVRMAQPFQMRATLVDGSGNFGSLDGDPAAAMRYTECRLTPIAAETISEIGQGTVHFRPNYDGTREEPVVLPSRMPNLLVNGSTGIAVGMATNIPPHNLGEVCNALLKLLDDPEIQEYRLVGNDAVRGPDFPTGAQVLNTKQELLELYKTGQGAVRMRGTWEMGTATRAAQIVFITSIPYGVNKAELVEAIAQVVINRKMPLIIDVRDVSTDDVRIELQLKKDAEADKVMAYLFKHTLLQTNFNVNLTCLIPTENPDVCRPERLGLKAILWHFLHFRLEVVTKRLTHELAQLLKRIHTLEGFAFAFDILDDLIKIIRASDGKADAAAKILKKYGVAPHGPRTPKDDGLDPDQVDDILELKLYRLARLEINLIREELAERNKRAKEIRRLLAEESGAGRWAIVRSEIEELARTYGKEAKNKRRTLIEAAENEVEYSAEDFIVAEDNHILVTADGWVKRQKEINPETTRLREGDRILALVAGSTRATAVFFSNFGTAYSARIIDIPATTGYGEPIQKLFKLKDGEKIIAAISTDDRVLPTKATAIDEKKPDAAPKLHGLAITSDGYALRFGLDAFRDVSTKSGRRFARPVEGAQVTFANVITGKETVIAASQVRRVMVCRADEINFLSGAGKGVLLIKLEKGDRLLAAITATDDRDTLTVKTSMGGEQRLNTGRYKITGRGGKGHEFVSRGQIVEVMHEPIAAPQAL; the protein is encoded by the coding sequence ATGGCCGCTAAGCGAGTAGGACAGGACGATCAGGATACCGACCTCTTCGGTGGTGACGGCGCCGTGCTCGCCAAGGGTGGTGGTTCAAATGGTAACGGAACCGGCAATGGCTTCGCCGCCCCGCCTGGTGGGGGTGAGGACGGCGCCAGTCTGCAGGACCTCGCGCAAACGCGCTACCTGAATTATGCCCTCTCCGTCATCACCAGCCGTGCCCTGCCCGACGTGCGCGACGGCATGAAGCCCGTCCACCGCCGAATCATTTACACGATGTGGCAGAACGGCCTGCGGGCCGACGTGAAGCATCGCAAGTGCGCTACCGTCGTCGGCGACGTGATGGGCCGGTATCACCCGCACGGGGACTCATCGATCTACGAAGCCCTCGTCCGCATGGCCCAGCCGTTTCAGATGCGCGCGACGCTCGTCGACGGCAGCGGCAACTTCGGCTCGCTCGACGGTGATCCCGCCGCCGCCATGCGCTATACGGAATGCCGCCTTACCCCGATCGCCGCCGAGACGATCTCCGAGATCGGCCAGGGCACCGTCCACTTTCGCCCGAACTACGATGGCACGCGCGAAGAGCCTGTCGTCCTGCCCAGCCGTATGCCCAACCTGCTGGTGAACGGCAGTACCGGCATCGCCGTCGGCATGGCGACCAACATCCCGCCGCACAATTTGGGCGAGGTCTGCAACGCGCTGCTCAAGCTGCTGGACGATCCCGAGATCCAGGAATACCGCCTCGTCGGCAACGACGCCGTGCGCGGGCCCGACTTCCCCACCGGCGCGCAGGTCCTCAACACGAAGCAGGAACTGCTTGAGCTGTACAAGACCGGCCAAGGCGCCGTCCGCATGCGCGGCACCTGGGAGATGGGCACCGCAACCCGCGCCGCCCAAATCGTCTTCATCACCAGCATTCCCTACGGCGTCAACAAAGCCGAACTGGTCGAAGCGATCGCGCAGGTCGTCATCAACCGGAAGATGCCGCTCATCATCGACGTGCGCGACGTCAGCACCGACGACGTGCGCATCGAACTGCAACTGAAGAAGGACGCCGAGGCCGACAAGGTCATGGCCTACCTCTTCAAGCACACGCTGCTGCAGACGAACTTCAACGTCAACCTGACCTGCCTCATCCCGACCGAAAACCCCGACGTCTGTCGCCCCGAGCGCCTCGGCTTAAAGGCGATCCTCTGGCACTTCCTGCACTTCCGCCTGGAAGTCGTCACCAAGCGCCTCACGCACGAGCTGGCGCAGCTGCTGAAGCGCATCCACACGCTCGAAGGCTTCGCGTTCGCGTTCGACATCCTGGACGACCTCATCAAGATCATCCGCGCCAGCGACGGCAAGGCCGACGCCGCCGCGAAGATCTTGAAGAAGTACGGCGTCGCCCCGCACGGCCCGCGCACGCCGAAGGATGACGGCCTCGATCCCGATCAGGTCGACGACATCCTCGAACTGAAGCTCTATCGCCTGGCCCGCCTGGAAATCAATTTGATCCGCGAGGAGCTGGCCGAGCGCAACAAGCGCGCCAAGGAAATCCGCCGCCTGCTGGCCGAGGAATCCGGCGCCGGCCGCTGGGCGATCGTGCGCAGCGAGATCGAGGAGCTGGCCCGCACCTACGGCAAGGAAGCGAAGAACAAGCGTCGCACGCTCATCGAGGCCGCCGAGAACGAGGTCGAATACTCCGCCGAGGATTTCATCGTCGCCGAGGACAACCACATCCTCGTCACCGCCGACGGCTGGGTGAAGCGCCAGAAGGAGATCAACCCCGAGACCACGCGCCTACGCGAGGGCGACCGCATCCTCGCCCTCGTCGCCGGCAGCACGCGCGCCACCGCGGTCTTCTTCAGCAACTTCGGCACCGCCTACAGCGCGCGCATCATCGACATCCCCGCCACCACCGGCTACGGCGAACCGATCCAGAAGCTGTTCAAATTAAAGGATGGCGAAAAGATCATCGCCGCGATTTCGACCGACGACCGCGTCCTGCCCACCAAGGCCACCGCGATCGACGAGAAGAAACCTGACGCCGCCCCCAAGCTGCACGGCCTGGCCATCACCAGCGACGGCTACGCCCTCCGCTTCGGTCTCGACGCCTTCCGCGACGTCTCCACCAAGTCCGGCCGCCGCTTCGCCCGCCCGGTCGAAGGCGCGCAGGTCACGTTCGCCAACGTCATCACCGGTAAGGAAACCGTCATCGCCGCCAGCCAGGTCCGCCGCGTGATGGTCTGCCGCGCCGACGAGATCAACTTCCTCTCCGGCGCCGGCAAGGGCGTGCTCCTGATCAAACTCGAAAAGGGCGACCGCCTCCTAGCCGCCATCACCGCCACCGACGACCGCGACACGCTCACCGTCAAAACCAGCATGGGCGGCGAGCAACGCCTCAACACCGGCCGCTACAAAATCACCGGCCGCGGTGGCAAGGGCCACGAGTTTGTCAGCCGTGGGCAGATCGTGGAAGTGATGCACGAACCCATCGCCGCCCCACAGGCGCTGTGA
- a CDS encoding type II toxin-antitoxin system HicA family toxin, translating to MESRRVIQRLEREGWVLARISGSHHQFVHPAKAGRRVTVVHPKKDLTIGTLRSIMKQAGWERL from the coding sequence ATGGAAAGCCGGCGCGTGATTCAGCGGCTTGAGCGAGAAGGGTGGGTGCTGGCCCGCATCTCGGGTAGTCACCATCAGTTTGTTCATCCGGCCAAGGCGGGGCGTCGCGTCACCGTGGTGCATCCCAAAAAAGACCTGACGATCGGCACGCTGCGCAGTATCATGAAGCAGGCCGGTTGGGAGCGCTTATGA
- a CDS encoding glycosyltransferase family 4 protein, which produces MGHGEGDEGGGFGAEDAAAEAPSLGDCGEAGAFGVGEVALGDGGRGTWRWEGWGRHGLRSRDLIFQGSRLHLGWRGRGPARCFPSPAIPMKILIYTPYFYPSFGGIETVVSILAHQFVKRGHEVKLVSETPSDQPLNFPFEVHCRPDRRTMVGLVRWCDFYFLNSLHPRGVWPLLLIRRPSAVTHHSWRRTGLANRVKQLQTRLLFNVSISRYMASQIPTKSYLIPNPYRSDLFRNDPAIQPTKELVYLGRLSEEKGADLLIEALAILKKRGLTPKLTMIGAGPEQQALGDLTCELSLSEQVEFVGKKMDEELVRLLNQHEIMVVPTRVREAFGVVALEGIACGCVVVGSESGGLKEAMGPCGVTFPNEDVAKLADTLQGLLTDRSQIEALRRQAPAHLHNYDQSTIAEAYLATFQKLIGRESFRESDFIDAGMAVSTS; this is translated from the coding sequence ATGGGCCATGGTGAGGGCGACGAGGGCGGCGGTTTCGGCGCGGAGGATGCGGCCGCCGAGGCGCCAAGCTTGGGCGATTGTGGCGAGGCGGGCGCGTTCGGCGTCGGAGAAGTGGCCTTGGGGGACGGCGGACGGGGCACTTGGCGGTGGGAAGGGTGGGGGCGGCACGGCCTGCGATCACGCGATTTGATTTTTCAGGGCAGCAGGTTACATCTGGGGTGGCGAGGACGGGGGCCGGCGCGTTGCTTCCCCTCCCCTGCGATTCCAATGAAGATCCTGATTTACACGCCCTATTTTTACCCCAGCTTCGGTGGTATCGAAACCGTTGTAAGCATCCTCGCGCACCAGTTCGTCAAACGGGGGCACGAGGTGAAGCTCGTCTCCGAGACTCCCTCGGACCAACCGCTGAACTTCCCGTTCGAGGTGCACTGCCGGCCCGACCGGAGAACGATGGTTGGCCTGGTGCGGTGGTGCGACTTCTATTTCCTGAACAGCCTGCACCCGCGCGGCGTGTGGCCCCTGCTCCTGATTCGTCGACCGTCGGCGGTCACCCACCACAGTTGGCGCCGGACCGGCTTGGCCAACCGAGTGAAGCAGTTGCAGACTCGCCTGCTGTTCAACGTTTCGATCAGCCGGTACATGGCATCGCAGATCCCGACGAAATCCTATCTCATCCCCAATCCCTACCGTAGCGACCTGTTCAGGAACGATCCGGCCATCCAACCGACCAAGGAACTGGTCTACTTGGGACGCTTGTCGGAGGAGAAGGGCGCCGACCTGCTGATCGAGGCGCTGGCGATCCTGAAGAAGAGAGGGCTGACGCCCAAGTTGACCATGATCGGCGCGGGCCCCGAGCAGCAGGCCCTTGGGGATCTGACTTGCGAGCTGTCGCTGAGCGAGCAAGTTGAGTTTGTGGGAAAGAAGATGGACGAAGAGTTGGTGCGCCTGCTCAATCAACACGAGATCATGGTGGTGCCCACCCGTGTGCGCGAAGCCTTCGGTGTGGTGGCGTTGGAAGGGATCGCCTGTGGCTGCGTGGTGGTCGGGTCGGAATCGGGCGGATTGAAAGAGGCCATGGGCCCGTGCGGCGTCACGTTTCCGAACGAAGACGTGGCGAAGCTGGCCGACACGTTGCAGGGTCTGCTCACGGATCGTTCGCAGATCGAGGCGCTCCGCCGTCAGGCCCCTGCCCATCTGCACAACTACGACCAGTCGACCATTGCCGAAGCCTACCTCGCCACGTTTCAGAAACTGATCGGCCGGGAATCGTTCCGGGAGTCGGATTTCATCGATGCCGGCATGGCCGTTTCTACTTCCTAA
- a CDS encoding type II toxin-antitoxin system HicA family toxin, with protein MPKIPAIRAREVVRVAESIGFTFDRQRGSHAVYYRSSDGRRIVIPMHGTKDLKPGTLRGIIYDMGLTVDEFTAKL; from the coding sequence ATGCCGAAGATCCCCGCCATCCGCGCACGCGAGGTCGTCCGCGTCGCCGAGTCGATCGGTTTCACCTTCGATCGCCAGCGCGGCAGCCACGCCGTCTACTATCGTTCGTCCGACGGCCGCCGCATCGTCATCCCCATGCACGGCACCAAAGACCTCAAACCCGGCACCCTGCGCGGCATCATCTACGATATGGGGCTAACGGTAGACGAGTTCACCGCCAAACTGTGA
- a CDS encoding type II toxin-antitoxin system HicB family antitoxin encodes MTFLVAIHKDPESSYGVSVPDLPGCITAGDTPGEALRMAKEAIQLHLEGMLDDGVELPEPSEDIERLKADPDFADASFWAAVDVPLDWKRSSTAA; translated from the coding sequence ATGACTTTTCTCGTCGCGATTCATAAAGATCCCGAAAGCAGCTACGGCGTTTCCGTGCCGGACCTGCCTGGTTGCATCACGGCCGGCGATACGCCTGGGGAGGCGCTGCGCATGGCCAAGGAAGCGATCCAGCTGCACCTCGAAGGGATGCTCGACGACGGGGTCGAACTGCCGGAGCCAAGCGAGGACATCGAGCGGTTGAAGGCCGATCCGGACTTCGCCGACGCATCGTTCTGGGCCGCGGTCGATGTTCCACTAGACTGGAAGCGTTCCTCCACGGCTGCCTGA
- a CDS encoding DUF3644 domain-containing protein, whose translation MDALTRLATELLKETEFPRDKLPYTTEFDRLYQKCAVKGVQCTKFELMQRIFNVAKRGGFGGRTSTLIPPEMSLAQIVYIGRWLGDRLPARNSLPYSQEFESRYTDYKKIFGVEITQSEFWLSIDTIAKKARGEEWRSQLNKAQESALLAVEIYNKPLVKFKTANFVVLMVIAWTALMHAIFAKLGVQFFYKDEDGKKFKEIDGDRKAWELTTCVNKFFGGTDAAIVKNLEFFIGLRNKIEHRCLPELDDFVFGECQALLFNFEDILRQVFGCSSSLVNSLSLALQFSHLRDDAQIRSMRSLRESLQSDIVDYVDRFRSTLTHEVLTNQHFSYRVFLIPKTANHESSADLAVEFVKVDPSAPEDKPRRDAVAALIKSQVIQVANAGRLKAKQVCTLVEADLRKSQGDAVKFTPSSHHVRAWKFYKIRPPKGAADPRKTNAQYCHYDDAHTDYVYTEKWVTHLITEFRKVGQYDRVMAYRD comes from the coding sequence TTGGATGCACTCACCCGGCTGGCAACTGAACTGCTAAAGGAAACGGAGTTTCCCCGCGATAAGCTCCCCTACACAACGGAATTTGACCGCCTATACCAAAAATGCGCTGTTAAGGGCGTTCAGTGTACGAAGTTCGAGTTAATGCAGCGCATCTTTAACGTTGCAAAGCGCGGTGGTTTCGGCGGACGAACATCGACGCTCATCCCACCGGAAATGTCATTGGCGCAGATCGTGTATATTGGTCGCTGGCTCGGCGACCGATTACCGGCAAGAAACAGCCTACCGTACTCGCAGGAATTCGAGTCGCGCTATACCGATTACAAGAAGATCTTTGGGGTAGAAATTACACAATCGGAGTTCTGGCTTTCAATCGATACCATCGCGAAGAAGGCCCGTGGTGAGGAGTGGCGGTCGCAACTTAACAAAGCGCAAGAATCGGCGTTGCTGGCCGTCGAGATATACAATAAGCCCTTAGTAAAGTTCAAGACAGCGAACTTCGTCGTCCTGATGGTCATCGCATGGACAGCTTTAATGCACGCAATTTTTGCCAAGCTGGGTGTCCAGTTCTTTTACAAAGACGAAGACGGCAAGAAGTTTAAGGAGATTGATGGGGACAGGAAAGCGTGGGAACTGACGACATGTGTGAACAAGTTCTTCGGAGGAACCGACGCGGCGATAGTGAAGAACCTTGAGTTTTTCATAGGCCTACGTAACAAAATCGAGCATCGGTGTTTGCCGGAGCTTGACGACTTTGTCTTCGGGGAATGCCAAGCGCTTCTATTCAATTTCGAAGATATCCTTCGACAAGTCTTCGGCTGCTCGTCGTCGCTCGTTAACTCGCTCTCGTTGGCCCTCCAGTTCTCTCACCTGCGCGACGATGCGCAGATAAGGTCAATGCGCTCGCTTCGGGAGTCCCTTCAGAGTGACATTGTAGATTACGTTGACCGCTTTCGATCGACCTTGACTCATGAGGTCCTGACGAATCAGCATTTCTCTTATCGAGTGTTCTTAATTCCCAAGACTGCGAATCACGAATCGAGCGCGGACTTGGCGGTGGAGTTCGTCAAAGTCGATCCGTCGGCGCCAGAGGATAAACCAAGACGTGACGCAGTCGCTGCGTTAATCAAATCTCAGGTAATTCAGGTCGCGAACGCGGGCAGGTTGAAGGCTAAACAAGTATGCACGCTTGTGGAGGCGGATTTGCGGAAGTCACAGGGTGATGCTGTCAAGTTCACACCAAGCTCGCATCACGTCCGGGCGTGGAAGTTCTACAAGATTCGCCCGCCAAAAGGGGCGGCAGACCCGCGGAAAACTAATGCGCAATATTGTCACTACGATGATGCCCACACAGATTACGTTTACACGGAGAAGTGGGTCACTCATTTGATCACCGAGTTCCGCAAGGTGGGACAGTACGACCGCGTTATGGCGTACCGGGATTAG